One Lysinibacillus sp. OF-1 DNA segment encodes these proteins:
- a CDS encoding 2-oxoglutarate dehydrogenase E1 component encodes MSNNVTTVSSPWSAFSGPNLGYVMEQYDLFLQSPEEVEPELVSLFQQFGAPVVVEGEVAVVSHTAAAPAGDYKKVLAAVKLADAIRSHGHLAADIYPLKNRELQTAQIEESAFNLSAADLAEIPAAIFFKDVPANVKNGKDAIDYLKAVYTDKVAFEYGHVVATEERDWIQAQIESGLFKQALSSEEKKALLDRLTRVENFEKFIHKTFVGQKRFSGEGLDTQIVLFDEIVKTAEAKNVENVRIGMAHRGRLNVLTHILNKPYDMMFSDFAHVSNELFMPEHGRLEITKGWTGDVKYHMGASYNRESGMNVKLAYNPSHLEVGNPVVLGATRATQDDTSKPGQAVHDRTKGLGILVHGDAAFPGQGIVTEVLNFAKTEGFTTGGTIHIIANNMIGFTTEHYDSRSSVYSSDPAKGYEVPVIHVNADSPEAVAQVGRFAANYRQKFGKDIIVDLVGYRRHGHNETDDPTVTNPETYKLVSKHETVRALYGAQLVAEGLLSAEDVAALDTAIYAEMQAAYDHVREMADKDDHQHLEMPAELKVEFPQIDTAVGAERLEKINEELLVFEENFEPQKKLGKILEKRRDAYASAKIDWGHAETLAYATIIQDGTPVRFTGQDAQRGTFSQRHLVLHDKNNGNVFTPLHHISGASASFSVHNSPLTEAGVVGFEYGYNLENSHVLTVWEAQFGDFANMAQVMFDNFISGARSKWGQKSGLVILLPHGYEGQGPEHSSSRMERYLQMSAENNWFVANCSNAGNYYHLLRRQAALLGTEGVRPLVVVSPKSLLRHPLAAANAEQLANGSFQEVIEQPGLGAKPEAVERIVLGTGKVMIDLADRVKDGEGFDHLHIIRVEQLYPFPKEQVAGIIAKYPNVKEIVWVQEEPKNQGSWNYALETLYELSEGKKLRYVGRPAMSSTSEGDADSHKAAQAALIEAAVAEPVKVK; translated from the coding sequence ATGTCGAACAACGTTACAACTGTAAGTTCTCCATGGTCAGCTTTCTCTGGTCCTAACCTAGGATATGTGATGGAGCAATACGACTTATTCTTACAGTCTCCTGAAGAAGTAGAACCGGAGTTAGTTTCTTTATTCCAACAATTTGGTGCACCAGTAGTAGTAGAAGGTGAAGTAGCTGTAGTTAGTCATACAGCAGCGGCTCCTGCTGGCGATTACAAAAAAGTGTTAGCCGCTGTGAAATTAGCAGACGCAATCCGTTCACACGGTCATTTAGCGGCAGATATTTATCCTCTGAAAAACCGTGAACTACAAACAGCTCAAATTGAAGAAAGCGCGTTCAACTTAAGCGCTGCGGATTTAGCTGAAATTCCTGCAGCAATCTTCTTCAAAGATGTGCCAGCAAACGTGAAAAATGGTAAGGATGCAATCGACTATCTAAAAGCTGTTTATACAGATAAAGTGGCATTTGAATACGGTCACGTAGTAGCTACAGAAGAACGTGATTGGATTCAAGCGCAAATTGAATCAGGCTTATTTAAACAAGCATTATCTTCTGAAGAGAAGAAAGCCTTATTAGATCGTTTAACTCGCGTTGAAAATTTCGAAAAATTTATTCATAAAACTTTTGTAGGGCAAAAGCGTTTCTCTGGTGAGGGCTTAGATACGCAAATCGTTCTATTTGATGAAATCGTTAAAACAGCAGAAGCCAAAAATGTAGAAAATGTACGTATTGGTATGGCACACCGTGGTCGTTTAAATGTTTTAACACACATCTTAAACAAACCTTATGACATGATGTTCTCTGACTTTGCACATGTTTCAAATGAGTTATTTATGCCTGAGCATGGCCGCCTTGAAATTACAAAAGGTTGGACAGGTGATGTGAAATACCATATGGGTGCTTCTTACAACCGTGAATCGGGTATGAATGTTAAATTGGCTTACAACCCATCTCACTTAGAAGTTGGCAATCCAGTTGTACTTGGAGCTACTCGTGCAACACAAGATGATACGTCTAAACCAGGCCAAGCGGTACACGACCGTACTAAAGGCTTAGGTATTTTAGTGCACGGTGATGCTGCATTCCCAGGTCAAGGGATTGTGACTGAGGTTTTAAACTTTGCTAAAACAGAAGGCTTTACAACAGGTGGTACAATCCACATTATCGCGAACAATATGATCGGTTTCACAACTGAGCATTATGATTCTCGTTCTTCTGTGTACTCTTCTGACCCAGCAAAAGGTTACGAGGTACCAGTAATCCATGTCAACGCAGATAGCCCAGAGGCAGTAGCGCAAGTGGGTCGTTTTGCTGCTAACTACCGTCAAAAATTCGGCAAAGATATTATTGTAGACTTAGTTGGTTACCGTCGCCATGGTCATAATGAAACAGATGACCCAACTGTGACAAACCCAGAAACATACAAATTGGTTTCTAAACATGAAACAGTGCGTGCTTTATATGGAGCACAATTAGTGGCTGAAGGTCTTCTATCTGCTGAAGATGTAGCTGCCTTAGATACAGCAATCTATGCAGAAATGCAAGCAGCCTATGACCATGTAAGAGAAATGGCAGATAAAGATGATCATCAGCATTTAGAAATGCCAGCAGAATTAAAAGTAGAGTTCCCACAAATTGATACAGCAGTTGGTGCGGAACGTTTAGAAAAAATCAATGAAGAGCTTTTAGTGTTTGAAGAAAACTTCGAGCCACAGAAAAAGCTTGGCAAAATTTTAGAAAAACGTCGTGATGCCTATGCATCAGCAAAAATTGACTGGGGCCATGCAGAAACGTTAGCATATGCGACAATTATCCAAGACGGCACACCAGTACGTTTTACAGGTCAAGATGCTCAACGTGGTACATTCTCTCAACGTCACTTAGTACTTCACGATAAAAACAATGGGAATGTCTTCACACCGCTTCATCATATTTCTGGTGCGAGTGCATCCTTCTCAGTACACAACTCTCCACTGACTGAAGCGGGAGTAGTAGGCTTTGAGTATGGTTACAACCTAGAAAATAGTCATGTTTTAACAGTGTGGGAAGCACAATTCGGTGACTTTGCGAACATGGCACAAGTGATGTTTGATAACTTTATTTCAGGGGCACGCTCTAAATGGGGCCAAAAATCTGGATTAGTGATCCTTTTACCACATGGTTATGAAGGTCAAGGTCCAGAGCACTCTTCAAGCCGTATGGAACGCTATTTACAAATGTCAGCTGAAAACAACTGGTTTGTAGCGAACTGTTCAAACGCAGGTAACTACTATCATTTATTACGCCGTCAAGCAGCGTTATTAGGTACAGAAGGGGTACGTCCACTTGTAGTCGTATCACCAAAATCACTATTACGTCACCCATTAGCTGCGGCGAATGCTGAACAATTAGCAAATGGTTCATTCCAAGAAGTGATTGAACAACCAGGTTTAGGCGCTAAACCAGAAGCTGTAGAGCGTATCGTTTTAGGAACTGGTAAAGTGATGATCGACTTAGCGGATCGCGTAAAAGACGGAGAAGGCTTCGATCATTTACACATTATTCGTGTAGAACAACTTTACCCATTCCCAAAAGAGCAAGTTGCTGGTATTATTGCTAAGTATCCAAATGTGAAAGAAATTGTTTGGGTACAAGAAGAACCTAAAAACCAAGGCTCATGGAATTATGCATTAGAAACATTATATGAACTTTCAGAAGGTAAAAAACTTCGCTATGTAGGTCGTCCTGCAATGAGCTCAACTTCTGAAGGGGATGCAGATTCTCATAAAGCAGCACAAGCAGCATTAATTGAAGCGGCAGTTGCTGAGCCAGTGAAGGTTAAATAA
- the odhB gene encoding 2-oxoglutarate dehydrogenase complex dihydrolipoyllysine-residue succinyltransferase — protein sequence MAEIKVPELAESITEGSIAQWVKKVGDRVEKGEFIVELETDKVNAEIISEEAGVLTQILAEEGDTVLVGQVIAVVEAGEGAAPAPAAAPAEAAPAPAAPQAASAPVAAAPVVEETSGERVIASPAARRLAREKGINLAAVSPVDPQGRVRVQDVAAHGTAPAVAPVAAPTSVATSGGPVVFTPAANSDRVTVEKMSRRRQTIAKRLLEVKQSTAMLTTFNEIDMTNIMALRKRKQEEFVKANDIKLGFMSFFTKAVVAALKKYPYVNAQISGDEIHLNNFFDIGIAVSTEEGLVVPVVRDANSKNFAEIEKDIANLATKARDKKLGLNDMAGGSFTITNGGVFGSLMSTPIMNGTQAGILGMHSIVNRPVAVNGEVQIRPMMYVALSYDHRIIDGKDSVGFLKTVKELIENPEDLLLNS from the coding sequence GTGGCTGAAATTAAAGTCCCTGAATTAGCAGAATCGATTACAGAAGGTAGTATCGCACAGTGGGTAAAAAAAGTGGGCGATCGCGTTGAAAAAGGTGAATTCATCGTTGAACTTGAAACAGATAAAGTAAACGCTGAAATCATTTCTGAAGAAGCAGGTGTATTAACACAAATTTTAGCTGAAGAAGGCGATACTGTACTAGTTGGTCAAGTTATCGCAGTAGTAGAAGCAGGCGAAGGCGCAGCACCTGCACCTGCAGCGGCTCCAGCTGAAGCAGCTCCGGCTCCAGCAGCGCCACAAGCAGCATCTGCACCAGTAGCAGCGGCTCCAGTTGTAGAAGAAACTTCTGGTGAGCGAGTAATCGCCTCTCCAGCAGCACGTCGTCTTGCTCGTGAAAAAGGTATCAACCTTGCAGCAGTATCTCCAGTAGATCCACAAGGACGTGTACGTGTACAAGATGTAGCAGCTCATGGTACAGCTCCAGCTGTAGCACCAGTAGCAGCACCTACATCAGTAGCAACTTCAGGTGGCCCAGTAGTATTTACACCAGCAGCTAATTCTGACCGTGTAACAGTTGAAAAAATGAGCCGTCGTCGCCAAACAATTGCTAAACGTTTATTAGAAGTGAAACAATCAACAGCAATGTTAACAACATTTAACGAAATTGACATGACAAATATCATGGCACTTCGTAAACGTAAACAAGAAGAGTTTGTAAAAGCAAACGACATCAAACTTGGTTTCATGTCATTCTTCACAAAAGCTGTTGTTGCGGCACTAAAAAAATACCCATACGTAAACGCTCAAATCTCTGGCGATGAAATTCATTTAAATAACTTCTTTGATATCGGTATTGCTGTATCAACTGAAGAAGGTTTAGTTGTACCAGTTGTACGCGATGCAAACAGCAAAAACTTTGCAGAAATCGAAAAAGATATCGCTAACTTAGCGACAAAAGCTCGTGATAAAAAATTAGGCTTAAATGACATGGCTGGTGGATCATTCACAATCACAAATGGTGGTGTATTCGGTTCATTAATGTCAACTCCAATCATGAATGGTACGCAAGCTGGTATTTTAGGTATGCACTCAATTGTTAACCGTCCAGTTGCAGTAAATGGTGAAGTTCAAATCCGTCCAATGATGTATGTAGCACTTTCTTACGATCACCGTATCATCGATGGAAAAGATTCTGTAGGATTCTTAAAAACAGTTAAAGAATTAATCGAAAATCCTGAAGATTTACTATTAAATTCATAA
- a CDS encoding transporter substrate-binding domain-containing protein, translated as MKRKWLLVMISIMTAIVLAGCGTSDKKDGGSGDAGADKEASGGEFRIGMEAGYPPFNWTQQGDANGAVKIADNAEYAGGYDVQMAKKIAEGLGKELVIVKMEWDGLVPALQSNKIDAIIAGMSPTEERKKTIDFTENYYTSDFVMVIKKGSKYENAKSIQDFSGAKITSQLNTSNYNVIDQINGVEKQTAMESFPAMRVALEAGKIDGYVAERPEGISAAAANDKFTYVAFEEGFDTDLSNTSIAVGLRKDDANREKINEILKGISEDDRQAIMEEAISQQPAAQ; from the coding sequence ATGAAAAGAAAATGGTTGTTAGTAATGATCTCTATCATGACAGCAATTGTGCTAGCTGGATGTGGCACTAGCGACAAAAAGGATGGCGGTTCAGGTGATGCTGGTGCTGACAAGGAAGCAAGTGGCGGTGAATTCCGAATCGGAATGGAGGCTGGCTATCCACCATTTAACTGGACACAGCAAGGTGATGCTAATGGTGCAGTGAAAATTGCTGATAATGCAGAGTATGCAGGCGGCTACGATGTCCAAATGGCAAAAAAAATTGCTGAAGGCTTAGGCAAAGAGCTAGTCATTGTCAAAATGGAATGGGACGGATTAGTACCAGCGCTACAATCTAACAAAATTGATGCGATTATCGCGGGTATGTCACCAACTGAAGAGCGTAAGAAAACGATTGATTTTACAGAAAACTACTATACTTCTGATTTCGTTATGGTTATTAAGAAAGGTAGCAAGTATGAAAATGCAAAATCGATTCAAGATTTCTCTGGTGCTAAAATTACTTCACAATTAAATACATCGAACTACAACGTTATTGATCAAATTAACGGTGTAGAAAAACAAACAGCAATGGAAAGCTTCCCCGCAATGCGTGTCGCTTTAGAGGCTGGCAAAATTGATGGCTATGTAGCAGAACGTCCAGAAGGTATTTCCGCTGCTGCTGCCAACGATAAGTTCACATATGTCGCATTTGAAGAAGGCTTTGATACGGATCTTTCCAATACTTCGATTGCTGTAGGCTTACGTAAAGACGATGCAAACCGTGAAAAAATCAACGAAATCCTAAAAGGTATTTCGGAAGACGATCGTCAAGCGATTATGGAAGAAGCGATTTCTCAACAACCAGCAGCACAATAA
- a CDS encoding amino acid ABC transporter permease has protein sequence MSLEWILSIIENNWQMFLRGAYYTLLISIISTIIGAFIGFFIGIMHTIPVRKKGLKFYSLKLINFILTCYVEFFRGTPMIVQAMVVYYGLDIAFGIDMHFITAGILVVSLNTGAYMAEIVRGGIVSIDNGQYEAASAIGMNHFQIMLHVVLPQVARNVLPATGNQLIMNIKDTAVLNVIGVTELFFQTKSISGNNFRYFESFFVACILYFIMTFTASRILLYVEKRLDGPDAYQKEQKEAV, from the coding sequence ATGAGTCTTGAATGGATACTTTCAATTATTGAAAACAACTGGCAAATGTTTTTACGAGGTGCGTATTATACGTTACTGATTTCGATTATTAGTACAATTATTGGTGCATTCATCGGATTTTTCATTGGAATTATGCATACGATTCCAGTTCGTAAAAAAGGTTTAAAATTTTATAGCTTAAAGCTTATTAATTTTATCCTGACATGCTATGTTGAATTTTTCCGTGGTACACCAATGATTGTACAGGCTATGGTAGTCTACTACGGACTAGATATTGCATTTGGTATCGATATGCATTTTATTACAGCAGGTATTTTAGTCGTTTCCCTTAACACAGGGGCCTATATGGCAGAAATTGTTCGAGGTGGTATTGTCTCGATTGATAATGGTCAATACGAGGCAGCGTCGGCAATTGGTATGAATCACTTCCAAATCATGCTGCATGTTGTTTTACCACAAGTAGCACGCAATGTCTTGCCAGCGACAGGTAACCAATTAATTATGAATATTAAGGATACAGCCGTATTAAATGTCATTGGGGTAACGGAATTATTCTTCCAAACAAAATCAATTTCAGGTAACAACTTCCGTTATTTTGAATCATTCTTTGTTGCATGTATTCTTTATTTTATCATGACATTTACCGCATCTCGCATCCTTCTCTATGTTGAAAAACGTCTAGATGGACCTGATGCCTATCAAAAAGAACAAAAAGAAGCTGTATAG
- a CDS encoding amino acid ABC transporter ATP-binding protein encodes MAVIKIEHLSKSFGRNQVLKDVNFQVEKGEVVCLIGSSGSGKSTLLRCINLLETPSGGQIIYKGEDILDDKHNIQEYRTHLGMVFQQFNLFNNHNVLNNCTVGQIKVLKRSKKEAEETALKYLNIVGMDQYVNAKPRQLSGGQKQRVAIARALSMNPDVMLFDEPTSALDPEMVGEVLKVMRQLATEGNTMLIVTHEMEFAKEVADRVVFMDKGIIVEEGPPSQVLVNPQHERTKEFLKRTLK; translated from the coding sequence ATGGCAGTGATTAAGATTGAACATTTAAGTAAATCATTTGGACGTAACCAAGTGTTAAAAGATGTAAATTTCCAAGTAGAAAAAGGCGAAGTCGTTTGTTTAATTGGCTCTTCTGGTTCTGGTAAATCAACATTACTTCGTTGCATCAATTTATTAGAAACGCCAAGTGGTGGTCAAATTATTTATAAAGGGGAAGACATTTTAGATGATAAGCACAATATTCAAGAATATCGTACACATCTAGGAATGGTATTCCAGCAATTCAATTTATTTAACAATCACAATGTGTTAAACAATTGCACAGTGGGCCAAATCAAAGTATTGAAGCGATCAAAGAAAGAAGCAGAAGAAACGGCGCTTAAATATTTGAATATCGTTGGTATGGATCAATATGTGAACGCCAAGCCTCGTCAGCTTTCAGGGGGGCAAAAGCAGCGTGTGGCTATCGCTCGAGCATTGTCAATGAATCCAGATGTCATGCTATTTGATGAACCGACTTCGGCATTAGACCCAGAAATGGTCGGTGAGGTATTAAAGGTGATGCGACAGTTAGCCACTGAGGGGAATACAATGTTAATCGTGACACATGAGATGGAGTTTGCCAAAGAGGTGGCAGATCGTGTCGTCTTTATGGATAAAGGCATCATTGTCGAGGAAGGCCCGCCATCACAAGTATTAGTAAACCCTCAGCATGAACGGACAAAAGAATTTTTAAAGCGGACATTAAAATAA
- a CDS encoding DUF6501 family protein → MLHLKWKDAPTLRTITCKHTNASKYLVSNVLTVGKEYEVKNETEEFIFIIDNTGNVGGYYKDYFE, encoded by the coding sequence ATGTTACATTTAAAATGGAAAGATGCGCCAACACTACGAACGATAACTTGCAAACATACAAATGCATCAAAATACTTAGTGTCCAATGTATTAACAGTAGGGAAAGAATATGAAGTAAAAAATGAAACAGAAGAGTTCATTTTTATCATCGATAATACAGGTAATGTCGGTGGCTACTATAAAGATTATTTTGAATAA
- a CDS encoding toxic anion resistance protein, translating to MTANEHAFQLNTIPGLSPLVQSYLETTPQNEAMATYETLSPLAQSRALLYASQIDLTDFESLLSLGQDSQRALSQFADRMLAQVKQKDVSKIGQMLDSLMHTLDRIDPTALEPKKQTFFKKIFGKTEPTVKQTLTEFERISIQVERIGVQLERAQLQLIKDVENLEALYAHNRGFFEELATAIAAGQMKKQQAIEVELPTQITSVQATKQPLAIQQLNDFAAQIERLDQRIYDLQVSQQVALQTAPQIRMIQQANQTLAEKIEFSIVTLIPLWKNQLAMMLSMHMDHHYAQLEERLAQAHDRFSSPSFEQQVSKFKETQRELQTAIKDVFALHTATEQEKQQLQDVAGARGYQRD from the coding sequence ATGACAGCAAATGAACACGCATTTCAACTGAATACCATACCAGGGCTTTCTCCACTGGTCCAATCCTATTTAGAAACAACTCCACAAAATGAGGCGATGGCGACTTATGAAACGCTATCGCCTCTTGCACAAAGTCGTGCCTTACTTTATGCTAGTCAAATTGATTTGACAGATTTTGAATCATTGCTGTCCCTTGGGCAAGATTCACAGCGAGCTCTGTCTCAATTTGCTGATCGCATGCTTGCGCAAGTGAAGCAAAAGGACGTCTCAAAAATCGGTCAAATGCTTGATTCCTTAATGCACACGTTAGATCGAATAGACCCGACGGCTTTAGAACCAAAGAAACAAACCTTTTTCAAAAAAATCTTTGGAAAAACAGAGCCGACTGTGAAGCAAACATTAACAGAATTTGAGCGTATTAGTATTCAGGTGGAACGTATTGGCGTTCAGCTAGAGCGTGCACAGCTTCAGTTGATCAAGGATGTCGAAAACTTAGAAGCGCTTTATGCTCATAATCGTGGATTTTTTGAGGAGCTGGCTACTGCTATTGCAGCAGGTCAAATGAAAAAACAGCAAGCCATTGAGGTTGAGTTACCCACACAAATAACGAGTGTTCAAGCAACGAAACAACCGCTTGCTATTCAGCAGCTCAATGACTTTGCCGCACAAATTGAAAGGTTGGATCAACGTATTTATGATTTACAAGTATCACAGCAAGTAGCGCTGCAAACGGCTCCTCAAATACGCATGATTCAACAGGCGAATCAAACGTTAGCGGAAAAAATTGAATTTTCGATTGTCACTTTGATTCCTCTTTGGAAAAATCAGCTGGCGATGATGCTTTCTATGCATATGGATCATCACTATGCACAGCTAGAAGAACGATTAGCTCAGGCACATGATCGCTTCTCTAGTCCATCGTTTGAACAACAGGTTTCGAAATTTAAAGAAACGCAGCGAGAACTGCAAACCGCGATTAAAGATGTGTTTGCCCTGCATACAGCAACTGAACAAGAAAAACAACAGCTACAAGATGTGGCAGGTGCCAGAGGCTATCAGCGCGATTAA
- a CDS encoding 5-bromo-4-chloroindolyl phosphate hydrolysis family protein, translated as MLSVGQFFSRHSASFLISLTTVSIAAIAANPGFFLGGLLFAGSYATSTALLKHRQKKKVMQIAGITKEEFKHIETQLSAANKHIQTLSQNYLRVRSVSAFKQLLEMTRISKNIVKIVKTDPRKFYNVEPFFYAHLPSAVELTDKYTMLSKQPVKDKEIQLTLSKTRETLTDLNDTIQIDLKDALANDIDTLQMEIEFANRSNLRRREQLDWRGDDK; from the coding sequence ATGCTTAGTGTCGGACAGTTTTTTTCTAGACATTCTGCCAGCTTTCTTATTTCGCTTACGACCGTTTCTATCGCAGCAATTGCGGCAAATCCTGGATTCTTCCTTGGTGGTTTACTGTTTGCGGGTTCCTATGCGACGAGTACAGCGTTGCTGAAACATAGACAAAAAAAGAAAGTCATGCAAATAGCAGGTATTACAAAAGAAGAATTCAAGCATATTGAAACACAATTATCAGCAGCTAATAAGCATATTCAAACATTAAGTCAAAACTATTTACGCGTACGTTCTGTATCTGCGTTTAAACAATTACTTGAAATGACGCGTATTTCTAAAAATATCGTCAAAATTGTGAAGACAGACCCACGAAAATTTTATAATGTAGAGCCCTTTTTCTATGCACACTTACCTTCTGCTGTGGAATTAACGGATAAGTATACAATGCTTTCGAAGCAGCCTGTGAAGGATAAAGAAATTCAATTAACATTATCAAAAACACGTGAAACGCTAACTGATTTAAATGATACGATTCAAATTGATTTAAAGGACGCGCTTGCTAATGATATTGATACCCTACAAATGGAGATTGAATTTGCAAATCGTTCCAATCTTAGACGTAGAGAACAATTGGATTGGCGAGGGGACGATAAATGA
- a CDS encoding acylphosphatase: MNKRASIKFFGDVYGTGYRFFIKQKAIELGLKGYCRLNDAEQIEVEVEGSEKALNEFLLFVQKGVSPQADSNSFSLELYDELKGYVRMESDIV, from the coding sequence TTGAACAAACGAGCAAGTATCAAATTTTTTGGTGATGTTTACGGCACAGGCTACCGTTTTTTCATCAAACAAAAAGCTATTGAATTAGGGTTAAAAGGCTACTGCCGATTGAATGACGCAGAGCAAATTGAAGTGGAAGTAGAAGGCTCTGAAAAAGCGCTTAATGAATTCCTCCTTTTTGTCCAAAAAGGCGTCAGCCCTCAAGCTGATTCCAATTCATTTTCATTAGAATTGTACGATGAGTTAAAAGGATACGTACGTATGGAGTCAGACATTGTTTAG
- a CDS encoding methyl-accepting chemotaxis protein — MFSSIRPKAELEELLKRGTDLHATGRFHQTLAFNHFHSQDEEHLRTLYQKLKDITPSMNAIFHHYLSEISPTSQLTISEENINQYLTQFFLATRDDNYVDETVKFFNLFRKHQYEPGKLIVVFNQFAFYITTYILHNFGIKPNKAFQFMKSFQSAVNVDQELLVEVLTERIIENVVGEVSSLMDVNAKIMYMKDLIFSLDKQNEEIQSSTAATEQIAASINEVARMSSHISEKTTESVDHATQGKNAIEHALSEIFKTEETFTSIVESFSELQKRVNDIEQVVTLINQIADQTNLLALNASIEAARAGEHGKGFAVVAQEVRKLAENTVSALSEVSANVHHLKSYSNDVSHSITETTAIIKEATVEAKDSLPLLNAIVHAIEGINLDVTNTAAISQQQAAAIDEVSARMIEISSLQEDIRDYSHNTSSDIHLLGKEINRFRNDIIANNNVQLSSIALLQLSKADHILWKWRIYNMFLGLEKVEPSDVSSHRDCRLGKWYTAPRTVERFGHLQDYHELDGYHLRVHESAKLAAEAHKAGHIEQADVHLKEVDEASKHVLYYINNLIAYLEKERVMQ, encoded by the coding sequence ATGTTTTCAAGTATTCGACCTAAAGCAGAGTTAGAAGAGCTTCTAAAACGTGGTACGGATTTGCATGCAACAGGCCGATTCCATCAAACACTGGCATTCAACCATTTTCATTCACAGGATGAGGAGCATTTGAGGACACTCTATCAAAAGCTAAAAGATATTACCCCCTCCATGAATGCCATTTTTCATCATTATTTAAGCGAGATATCCCCTACCTCTCAATTAACCATTAGTGAAGAAAATATCAATCAATACTTAACACAATTTTTCTTAGCAACACGTGATGATAATTATGTAGACGAAACTGTCAAATTTTTCAATCTATTTCGCAAGCATCAATATGAGCCTGGTAAACTAATTGTCGTATTTAATCAATTCGCATTCTATATTACGACATATATTTTACACAATTTTGGTATCAAGCCGAATAAGGCATTTCAATTTATGAAATCATTCCAATCCGCTGTCAATGTCGATCAAGAATTATTAGTGGAAGTCTTGACGGAACGCATTATTGAAAATGTAGTGGGCGAAGTATCCTCTTTAATGGATGTTAATGCCAAAATTATGTACATGAAAGATTTGATCTTTAGCTTAGATAAACAAAATGAGGAAATTCAATCCTCCACTGCTGCAACAGAACAGATTGCCGCTTCTATTAATGAGGTAGCGCGTATGTCTTCTCATATATCTGAGAAAACGACTGAATCTGTTGACCATGCAACGCAAGGGAAAAATGCGATTGAGCATGCCTTATCAGAAATTTTTAAAACGGAAGAAACGTTTACTTCTATCGTAGAATCATTTTCAGAATTGCAAAAGCGGGTAAATGATATTGAGCAGGTTGTCACGTTAATCAACCAAATTGCAGATCAGACGAATTTACTTGCTCTCAATGCCTCCATCGAAGCCGCACGTGCAGGTGAACATGGAAAAGGCTTTGCGGTCGTAGCACAAGAAGTACGAAAGCTAGCTGAAAACACGGTCTCTGCTCTAAGCGAAGTATCTGCGAATGTTCATCATTTAAAGAGTTATTCCAATGATGTGTCTCATTCCATTACAGAAACGACAGCCATCATTAAAGAAGCTACTGTCGAGGCAAAAGATTCATTACCATTATTAAATGCCATTGTGCATGCGATTGAAGGCATTAATTTAGATGTTACAAATACAGCAGCCATTTCACAACAACAAGCAGCTGCAATTGATGAAGTCTCTGCGAGAATGATTGAAATTTCAAGTTTGCAGGAAGATATTCGTGATTATAGCCATAATACATCCAGTGACATTCATTTATTAGGGAAAGAAATTAACCGTTTCCGTAATGATATTATTGCCAACAATAATGTGCAGCTTTCATCTATTGCTCTTTTACAATTATCGAAGGCTGATCATATTTTATGGAAATGGCGCATTTATAATATGTTCCTTGGCCTAGAAAAAGTGGAACCAAGCGATGTTTCTTCTCATCGAGATTGCCGACTTGGCAAATGGTACACAGCGCCACGGACAGTAGAACGTTTCGGCCATTTACAGGACTATCATGAGTTGGATGGCTATCATTTACGTGTCCATGAATCAGCGAAGCTTGCTGCAGAAGCCCATAAAGCTGGCCATATCGAGCAAGCCGATGTCCATTTAAAGGAAGTAGATGAGGCATCTAAGCATGTTCTTTATTATATTAATAACTTAATTGCTTATTTAGAAAAAGAACGTGTCATGCAATAA
- a CDS encoding DUF1033 family protein: MKLSNDSKEWANMYTIIYMKADYEPWWKFEGWEAFIQTQDTFETKELFESALQQKLAHFRSSYDNEMTKEGQYWAFWSDDESFYCEACDDDAQVYHGIIACKIGEL, from the coding sequence ATGAAATTATCTAATGACAGCAAGGAATGGGCAAATATGTATACAATTATTTACATGAAAGCGGACTACGAGCCTTGGTGGAAATTTGAAGGCTGGGAAGCTTTTATTCAAACACAAGATACATTTGAAACGAAGGAGCTTTTTGAAAGTGCATTACAGCAAAAATTAGCACACTTTCGTTCCTCTTATGACAATGAAATGACGAAAGAAGGGCAGTATTGGGCTTTTTGGTCTGATGACGAAAGCTTCTATTGTGAGGCTTGTGATGACGATGCACAAGTTTATCATGGCATTATTGCTTGTAAAATCGGAGAGTTGTAA